Genomic window (Candidatus Defluviibacterium haderslevense):
CCATTTTAACTAAAATTTGATCTCAAATTCTACGTGAATTTTGATGTTGTACTTAACTGACAAAGCTTTATTCAGAGTTGTAAAAGCGTCTTTTGGATTTTAGGCCAATTAGCTTGAAAGCATTGTATTTGTTGCATTATTTGAGTCTATTTTATATAGAAAATGCACCGATATCAAACATTAAGGGCATGAAATTTCAATTTGGTAACATTCCAAAACTCAGGGAAAACCCCTAATTTATAAAAATGGGTGTTTTCTACGATGTACAGCCTAATAAAAGGTCTCATCTTTGTAAGGTCAAATTGATTAAAACGTTAAAAAATTTGGCAGCTTGATTTGAATATTGAAAAATGGGATCCATTGTAGGACTACCAGCATGAGAATAGGTTTTGGTTAATAAAAAAGGGATTTTTTATACTATTTTGAATTTTGAACACTTGGTTGTTTGCACTTTCTAAAAAAGTAATAAACATTAATTTGTTCTAACAATGAATATTGCTGGTAGTCCTTCATGGAAATTAATTTTTAGGACTAAATTTGGTTTTTCGTTTGAAAATATATTTTTATTTAGGTTTATCTTAATTCCTCTAAAAGAAAGACTTCCTACATTTGTAAGAAGTCTTTTTTATTTTTATGAATGTCGAAGCTTAGTTATACCATTTCTAAGGCTATACCATTTCAACTAATTGTTCCCATTCTTTTACGTGAGTAGCTATTTGGCTTTTGAGGAGTTCGTATTCCTTTAAAATATTTGAACTATTTGATTGTTCGAAAAATCCGGGAACACCCATTTGTATTTCTATTTCTTTCTTTTTAGTCTCTAACCTTTCAATGTCTTTCTCAAGAATGCCGATTTTTTTTGCAGCTTTTTTCTTCTCTTCCGGATCGATATTTGGTGCTGGTTCTGATTGCTTAACAGCAGCAACTGTTGCAGTGTTATTGGATTTTTCAAATGATTGCAATAACGATTCGGTATTCGTTTTTCTAAAAATAATCGATATCACCTTCAAATATTCGAACTTTTTGATCTGCAAAGAAACAAGTTTTTTCAGCCAGGCCTCTTAAAAATTCACGATCATGGGAAACAACTATAACGGTTCCTTTATAGTTTTTTATAGCTTCTTTTAATGATTCTTTGGAAGAGATATCCAGATGGTGAGTGGGCTCATCCAGAATTAAAAAATTATGTTCTTGAACCAACAGTGAAGCAAGTCGAACTCGAGACTTTTCTCCCCCACTTAGAACTCTGATACGTTTTTCAACATCGTCTCCTCCGAAGGCAAGGCCCCCAAGAATATTTCTGATCAATGGTCTTACAGAAGGAAGACTTACACTTTCTATGACTTCAAGTATGGTCTGATTTGGATCCATTAATTCGGTATGTTCTTGTGCGAAATATCCAATTTTCACTTGATGACCTAAATTAATGACGCCATGTGTTGGTGGTTCAACCTGACTTATAAGTTTAACTAAAGTACTTTTACCTTGACCATTTTGACCAATAAAACTTAATTTCTCCCCGCGCTCAATAAAGAATTCGATATTGTTCAATACCATTAAATCGCCATACGATTTTGTTAATTCGCGAGCTTCTATGACCATTCTTCCACCAGGATGTGAAGGTTGGAATCTAAGCCTTATAGATGATTGTTCTTCATCTGGTGCTTCTATGACATCCATACGGGCCAATTCAGACTGCAATGATTTAGCGAAACTTGCTTTGCTCGCCTTAGCACGAAATTTATCAATAAGGACTTCTTTGTGTTGGATTAATTTCTGTTGTGATTTGAATTCACTGAGTTCAATGTCACGTCTTTCTTTTTTGTAATCTATGAAAGCGGAATAGCTTCCGACAAAATCATACAATTTACCACGATCTACTTCAATGATTCGCTTAGCGATACGATCTACAAACATTAAATCGTGAGAAATCAATATGACACTACCTTCATAGGTTAATAAATACTTCTCTAACCATTGAATGGATAAGATGTCCAAATGGTTATTTGGCTCATCGAGTAACATTACATTTGGTCTTGACAACAATAGTTTTGCTAATTCAAGCCGCATTCTCCAGCCACCAGAGAATTCATGTGTTTTTCTTTCGAAGTCAGTACTTTTAAAACCAAGGCCAATTAGAATTTTTTCAATTTCACCTTCGATTTTATCAGCATTCATGTAATCCATTCTATGATGGATGTCTTCCATGAGTTCAATATAGTACATTAACTTTTTCTCTTCCAAGTTTGGATTCGAAAGTTGATCTTCGCAATGTTTTAGTTCCTCATGGAGGGCATTGATTTCTACCAAAGATGACATGATTTCTTCACGAACTGTAAATCCTTTGTCAGTGGGTAGCTCTTGTTCAAGATAACCTACTTTTACATCCTTAGGTTTTTCTACAAGCCCTTCATCCGGTTTAATGGCTTCGGAAAGCACTTTAAGCAAAGTTGATTTTCCTGATCCATTTCTACCAGTAATGGCAAGTTTTTCACCAGGAGTTACCGTAAATGAAATATTATTGAAGATAGCTCTTTCTCCAAATCTTAATACTAGGTTTTGTACTCGAATCAAAATATATAAATATAATGTTAATTAAAAATATAATCGCCATCCATTTGACTTATGGCGCTGTAATGATCTCCTTTTTTTTCAAGGATTTCCTTCCACAAATGTTCAGGCTTGGATTTAAAAATATAATTTGGATCAATTTGATCAATAAACCATGAAGGTTCTTTAATTTCTTGTTGTAATTGTTGGCTGTCCCAGCCACTATAACCCATGAAAAATCTTATGTTTTCTATTTGAATTAATTTTTGATTGATTAAAAATTTCAATGACTCAAAATGTCCACCCCAGTATACTCCAGGAGCAATTTTCACGGATTCTTCTATTAATGACCCAACATTATGCAGAAAATGTAAGGTGTTCTCAGCTACCGGACCACCATAAAAAACCGGTGCATCAAAATCATCGATATCTTCAATTAATTCACTTAGTTTTAATGGAGTAGACCGGTTTAAAATGAATCCAATGGATCCATCAGTCGGAGAGTAATCTACGATCAAAACCACTGCCCTTTTGAAATTGGGATCTAACATAAAGGGCTCCGCGACTAGAAGGGAACCATTTTCAATTTGTATTTGGTCTGGTTGATCTGAGCTCATAAACTGATTATTGGAAAATTGCGATCAATTCGCTTCAAAAATCCGGATAATACGGTACCATTTCCACCAACCTCGATGAAAGATAAAGTTCCATCTTGAATCATATGATTCATGGTTTGTGTCCAAAGTACTGGCGCGGTAAGTTGTCTGATTAAATTCATTTTAATCATGTCAGGATGAGTGTGTGGTTTGGCATCTACATTTTGATAAATGGGACAAATAGGAGTATTGAAAGTCGTTTTTGAAATGGCTTCTTCAAGGTTAACTCTTGCTGATTCCATTAATGGTGAATGAAAAGCACCTCCAACATTTAAGACAATCACTCGTTTAGCACCAGCTTCTATTAATTTTTGTTCAGCTATTTTCAATCCTTCCAAACTTCCTGAAATGACCAATTGACCCGGACAATTATAATTTGCAGGAATGACCACATGATCTGTAATGGAATGACAAACTTGTTCTATTTGTGCATCATCAAGACCTACAATGGCTGCCATAGATCCAGGATTGTTTTCACAAGCCTCTTGCATGGCAGAAGCTCTTATTTGTACTAAGTTTAGACCATCTTCAAAACTTAAGACTTCGGCTGCAACCAATGCCGAAAATTCACCTAATGAATGACCAGCTATCGCAAATGGAGGTTGGTCAATAGAAGTAGTTTTAAATTTGATGATGGAGTGAAGGAATACTGATGGTTGTGTGATGTTTGTTTGTTTAAGTTCTTCTTCAGTACCTTCAATCATGATATCACTGATTCTAAAGCCTAAAATCTCATTGGCTTTCTCGAATAACGCTGCTGCTTCATCACTTTTAATATACAAGTCTTTACCCATTCCCACAAATTGACTAGCCTGACCTGGGAATATATAAGCTATATGTTTCATAAAATTGGCTACTTGATTAAGTTCAAAAATTCATTCCGAGTCTCAAAGGTCTTAAAAACTCCGGTAAAAGCAGAGGTTGTAGTCATACTATTTTGTTTTTGGACGCCACGCATCATCATACACATATGTCTGGCTTCAATTACAACGGCTACGCCATAAGGATTTAGGGTATTTTGGATACAATTGATGATTTCATGAGTAAGTCGCTCCTGAACTTGAAGTCGGCGAGCGAAGATGTCCACCACACGGGGCAATTTACTCAGTCCAACGATTTTGCCATTCGGAATATATGCAATGTGAGCTTTTCCAAAAAATGGTAACATATGATGTTCACACAATGAATAGAGCTCAATATCCTTGACTAAAACCATTTCATTAAATTTTTCTTTAAAAATGGCGGAATTCAAAACTTCTATAGCATCCTGGCTATAACCTTGTGTAAAAAATTCCAAGGCCTTAGCAGCTCTTAGTGGTGTTTTTTCAAGCCCTTCTCTAGTTGAATCCTCGCCTACTCCTTTGATAATCAACTCAAAGTAAGAAGATAAGGCTTCATTTTTTAATGTTTGGTTTTCTTTCATTTTGCGTCAGTATCCAATTTCACTAAGCAAACGATATTCCAATTCAATATGTTTAACAATATTAGATAGAAATATATTTTAGTCCATGTAAATTCGCATTATATCGAAAAACTATAGATTTTGTAATTTTTAGGCTTATTTTTCGTCCGTGTTTAAGAATAAGAAATCGATTGAATTATTACCAACGAACAGCATTAGCTGGATTTCAGCTCAAGTTCTGTTTTGGTTGATTTTTATTTCCATTTGGTTGTATTTTAGTCCAAAAGAATGGAGCTATTCCAAAGACGTTTCTTGGACCTTAATCAACACTTGTTTTTATATAGTTTTAGTCAATGTCAATCTGAGATTTTTGTTGCCCCGGCTCATGCAAAGTCAATCCATGATTATCTATACGTCTTCATTGTTAGGACTTGGGATTGTGCTTACACCCATAAAAATTTGGTTTAATACACATTTTTGTTACGGGGATCTTTTGTGTCCAAATTGGATTACAGACGCTAAATTCCACTACATCAGTATGATTGTTTTAGCTGCTATTTCATCATTGGTTAGAATTCCTTTGGATTGGTTGACCGTGCAAAAAGAAAAAAAGGAACTCATTACAAAAAATGTACAAACTGAATTGCAATTTTTAAAAAATCAAATCAACCCACATTTTCTGTTTAATACCTTAAATAATTTATATGCACTAACACTAAAAAAATCTGATGATGCTCCCGATGTCGTGTTGAAATTATCTGACATGATGCGATATATGCTATACGAGTGTAATGAAAAGGAAGTGCCATTAGAAAAAGAGATTCAATACATAAAAAATTATATTGAATTAGAGAAAATTCGTTTAAGTAAAAATGCAGAAATCAATATTTCTATAGAAGGCGAATGTCAAAGTACACGAGTAGCTCCATTGTTATTTATTCCATTTATAGAAAATAGTTTTAAACATGGTATTAAAACAAGTTTGAACAATGCTTTTATTGATATTCAATTTTTGATTACAGATCAGGAAAT
Coding sequences:
- a CDS encoding YqgE/AlgH family protein; translated protein: MSSDQPDQIQIENGSLLVAEPFMLDPNFKRAVVLIVDYSPTDGSIGFILNRSTPLKLSELIEDIDDFDAPVFYGGPVAENTLHFLHNVGSLIEESVKIAPGVYWGGHFESLKFLINQKLIQIENIRFFMGYSGWDSQQLQQEIKEPSWFIDQIDPNYIFKSKPEHLWKEILEKKGDHYSAISQMDGDYIFN
- the folE gene encoding GTP cyclohydrolase I FolE → MKENQTLKNEALSSYFELIIKGVGEDSTREGLEKTPLRAAKALEFFTQGYSQDAIEVLNSAIFKEKFNEMVLVKDIELYSLCEHHMLPFFGKAHIAYIPNGKIVGLSKLPRVVDIFARRLQVQERLTHEIINCIQNTLNPYGVAVVIEARHMCMMMRGVQKQNSMTTTSAFTGVFKTFETRNEFLNLIK
- the fabD gene encoding ACP S-malonyltransferase, whose protein sequence is MKHIAYIFPGQASQFVGMGKDLYIKSDEAAALFEKANEILGFRISDIMIEGTEEELKQTNITQPSVFLHSIIKFKTTSIDQPPFAIAGHSLGEFSALVAAEVLSFEDGLNLVQIRASAMQEACENNPGSMAAIVGLDDAQIEQVCHSITDHVVIPANYNCPGQLVISGSLEGLKIAEQKLIEAGAKRVIVLNVGGAFHSPLMESARVNLEEAISKTTFNTPICPIYQNVDAKPHTHPDMIKMNLIRQLTAPVLWTQTMNHMIQDGTLSFIEVGGNGTVLSGFLKRIDRNFPIISL
- a CDS encoding ABC-F family ATP-binding cassette domain-containing protein, with product MIRVQNLVLRFGERAIFNNISFTVTPGEKLAITGRNGSGKSTLLKVLSEAIKPDEGLVEKPKDVKVGYLEQELPTDKGFTVREEIMSSLVEINALHEELKHCEDQLSNPNLEEKKLMYYIELMEDIHHRMDYMNADKIEGEIEKILIGLGFKSTDFERKTHEFSGGWRMRLELAKLLLSRPNVMLLDEPNNHLDILSIQWLEKYLLTYEGSVILISHDLMFVDRIAKRIIEVDRGKLYDFVGSYSAFIDYKKERRDIELSEFKSQQKLIQHKEVLIDKFRAKASKASFAKSLQSELARMDVIEAPDEEQSSIRLRFQPSHPGGRMVIEARELTKSYGDLMVLNNIEFFIERGEKLSFIGQNGQGKSTLVKLISQVEPPTHGVINLGHQVKIGYFAQEHTELMDPNQTILEVIESVSLPSVRPLIRNILGGLAFGGDDVEKRIRVLSGGEKSRVRLASLLVQEHNFLILDEPTHHLDISSKESLKEAIKNYKGTVIVVSHDREFLRGLAEKTCFFADQKVRIFEGDIDYF
- a CDS encoding sensor histidine kinase, producing MFKNKKSIELLPTNSISWISAQVLFWLIFISIWLYFSPKEWSYSKDVSWTLINTCFYIVLVNVNLRFLLPRLMQSQSMIIYTSSLLGLGIVLTPIKIWFNTHFCYGDLLCPNWITDAKFHYISMIVLAAISSLVRIPLDWLTVQKEKKELITKNVQTELQFLKNQINPHFLFNTLNNLYALTLKKSDDAPDVVLKLSDMMRYMLYECNEKEVPLEKEIQYIKNYIELEKIRLSKNAEINISIEGECQSTRVAPLLFIPFIENSFKHGIKTSLNNAFIDIQFLITDQEIQFIVKNSKSDHLPGHGHARKVGGIGLVNVKKRLELIYPKTHQLEINSLPDAYEIQLNITTNK